A genomic region of Raphanus sativus cultivar WK10039 chromosome 6, ASM80110v3, whole genome shotgun sequence contains the following coding sequences:
- the LOC108805675 gene encoding amino acid transporter AVT6A produces MTMDDVTPSQRTSGSSSSNDVAAPLLPKSQGDEVAYDEFNGASFSGAVFNLSTTIIGAGIMALPATMKILGLVLGIVMIVVMAFLTDASIEFLLRFSKIKKSRSYGGLMGDSFGKPGKVLLQVAVLVNNIGVLIVYMIIIGDVLAGKTEDGTHHHGVLEGWFGDHWWNGRAFVLLITTLGVFAPLACFKRIDSLRFTSALSVALAVVFLVITAGISIMKLISGGVAMPRLLPDVSDLTSFWNLFTVVPVLVTAFICHYNVHSIQNELDDPSQIRPVVRSALILCSSVYIMTSIFGFLLFGDDTLDDVLANFDTDLGIPLGSVLNDAVRVSYALHLMLVFPIVFYPLRINIDGLLFPSSPSLASSNVRFGCLSAGLITVIFLGANFIPSIWDAFQFTGATAAVCLGFIFPASVILKDRHSRATGRDTALAVFMIVLAVLSNAIAIYSDAYALFKKNTPRT; encoded by the exons ATGACGATGGATGATGTTACTCCCAGTCAAAGGACGagtggttcttcttcttccaatgACGTTGCTGCTCCGTTGCTGCCTAAATCTCAGGGAGACGAAGTTGCGTACGACGAATTCAACGGAGCTTCGTTTAGTGGAGCGGTTTTCAATCTCTCCACGACCATAATCGGTGCTGGTATCATGGCCTTGCCCGCCACGATGAAGATCCTTGGGCTTGTGCTCGGGATTGTCATGATTGTTGTCATGGCTTTCTTGACCGATGCGTCTATTGAGTTCTTGCTTAGGTTTAGTAAGATTAAGAAGAGTAGATCTTATGGTGGCTTGATGGGTGACTCTTTTGGTAAACCTGGGAAGGTTTTGCTTCAGGTCGCTGTTTTAGTTAACAACATTGGTGTTTTGATTGTCTACATGATCATCATTG gtGATGTGTTGGCTGGAAAGACGGAAGATGGGACTCACCATCATGGTGTTCTTGAAGGATGGTTCGGCGACCATTGGTGGAACGGAAGAGCTTTTGTTCTTCTCATTACAACTCTTGGTGTCTTTGCTCCTTTGGCTTGCTTCAAGAGAATCG ATTCTTTGAGATTCACATCTGCTTTATCAGTGGCTCTAGCCGTCGTGTTTCTCGTCATCACAGCGGGGATTTCTATCATGAAACTGATCAGCGGCGGCGTGGCGATGCCGAGATTGCTACCAGATGTTAGTGACTTAACATCCTTCTGGAATCTCTTCACAGTTGTACCCGTTCTTGTCACCGCATTCATCTGCCATTACAATG TTCACAGCATACAGAACGAGCTAGACGACCCGTCTCAGATAAGACCTGTAGTCAGATCAGCTCTTATCCTATGCTCATCTGTATACATAATGACGAGCATTTTCGGGTTCCTCTTGTTCGGTGACGATACGCTTGACGATGTCCTTGCAAACTTTGACACCGACCTTGGAATCCCTCTCGGTTCCGTCCTTAATGATGCGGTTCGAGTTAGCTACGCGCTCCATCTTATGCTCGTGTTCCCCATTGTTTTCTACCCGTTGAGGATCAACATTGACGGGCTCTTGTTCCCTTCCTCTCCATCGTTAGCTTCCTCGAATGTAAGGTTCGGTTGCCTCAGTGCAGGTCTCATCACTGTGATCTTCTTGGGTGCAAACTTCATCCCTAGCATTTGGGATGCTTTCCAGTTCACTGGAGCTACTGCTGCTGTTTGTCTCGGCTTTATTTTCCCTGCTTCCGTTATACTAAA GGATCGTCATAGCAGAGCAACAGGCAGGGACACGGCCTTAGCCGTATTCATGATTGTTCTTGCTGTATTGTCCAATGCCATCGCCATTTACAGCGATGCTTATGCGTTATTCAAGAAGAATACACCTCGTACTTGA
- the LOC108811177 gene encoding protein GOLVEN 3-like → MMRFTIIVVAFLIIIQALEDDHILVYAHEGGDAGHKKSLDYFGDKYTSTLHPKDSHDFTNSGAPRKLRSGRTMRTTVARDEKEKVRAMNNDDWSIKISSGASKHLMVERKIGFHKRREHKKIKIFGDFDTTKHIDDLTTANSLPKRELFFSEDMKKLARLLRSDYPIHSKPRGKLPVHNRAPDKI, encoded by the exons aTGATGAGATTCACAATCATAGTAGTAGCTTTCCTTATTATCATTCAAGCCCTAGAAGACGACCATATCCTAGTCTATGCTCATGAAG GCGGAGATGCTGGTCACAAGAAGAGTCTTGACTATTTTGGAGATAAATATACATCGACACTGCATCCTAAA GATTCCCACGACTTTACCAACAGTGGAGCACCGAGGAAACTAAGGTCCGGGAGAACAATGAGAACCACGGTGGCTAGGGACGAGAAGGAGAAAGTGAGGGCGATGAATAACGATGATTGGAGTATAAAGATTTCATCAGGTGCATCGAAGCATCTGATGGTGGAGCGAAAAATAGGGTTTCATAAGAGAA GAGAGCACAAGAAGATCAAAATATTTGGAGATTTTGACACCACTAAG CATATCGATGATCTCACCACCGCTAATAGCCTACCAAAACGTGAACTATTTTTTTCAGAGGATATGAAGAAACTTGCTCGATTGTTACGCAGTGATTATCCGATCCACAGTAAGCCTCGAGGAAAGCTTCCAGTCCATAACCGAGCTCCTGACAAGATTTAA
- the LOC108805676 gene encoding uncharacterized protein LOC108805676 has product MGGVTSSMAAKFAFFPPNPPSYGVEVAGETGKLRLTGVENVKENVEVLKLKTKRGNQVVAAYIKNPTASLTLLYSHGNAADLGQMFELFSELSLHLRVNLIGYDYSGYGRSSGKPSEQNTYYDIEAVYRCLEEQYNVKEQDVILYGQSVGSGPTLELASRLPNLRAVVLHSAIASGLRVMYPVKRTYWFDIYKNVDKISSVKCPVLVIHGTSDDVVNWSHGKQLFDLCKEKYEPLWIKGGNHCDLELYPQYIKHLKKFVSAVEKSPHPRDACVPQTEKARSSTDVREAARPSTDQREKSRTSMDQREMPKLMITESKDKGRPSVDKRERTRKSVDGNATEQQIQTEKARNSIDRFGGLIRSVSLCNIDCFKPTATAK; this is encoded by the exons ATGGGCGGTGTGACGTCATCGATGGCGGCGAAGTTTGCGTTTTTCCCGCCGAATCCGCCGTCTTACGGTGTCGAGGTGGCGGGAGAGACAGGGAAGCTGAGGCTAACGGGTGTTGAGAACGTGAAGGAGAACGTCGAAGTGTTGAAGCTGAAGACTAAGAGAGGGAATCAGGTGGTTGCTGCGTATATTAAGAACCCTACAGCCTCACTCACTCTTCTCTATTCTCACGGCAACGCCGCTGATCTCGGCCAGATGTTTGAGCTCTTCTCCGAGCTCAGCCTCCATCTTCGCGTCAACTTAATTGG TTATGATTATTCAGGTTATGGGAGGTCTTCAGGGAAG ccTAGTGAGCAGAACACGTACTACGATATAGAAGCAGTGTACAGATGCTTGGAGGAACAATATAATGTGAAGGAACAAGATGTTATCTTATATGGACAATCCGTAGGAAGTGGACCGACTCTAGAGTTAGCTTCTCGGTTACCAAACCTCAGAGCCGTTGTTCTTCACAGTGCAATTGCGTCTGGTCTTAGAGTCATGTACCCCGTGAAGCGAACTTACTGGTTCGACATTTACAAG AATGTTGATAAGATATCTTCTGTCAAATGTCCTGTGCTGGTGATTCAC GGAACATCAGATGATGTTGTGAACTGGTCTCACGGGAAGCAACTATTCGATCTTTGTAAAGAAAAGTACGAACCGCTCTGGATCAAAGGAGGGAATCACTGCGATTTAGAGCTGTACCCTCAGTACATAAAGCATCTCAAGAAGTTTGTATCAGCGGTTGAGAAGTCGCCTCATCCTCGTGACGCATGCGTGCCGCAAACAGAGAAGGCGAGGAGCAGTACTGATGTTAGAGAGGCTGCAAGGCCGAGCACGGATCAAAGAgagaaatcaagaacaagtaTGGATCAAAGAGAGATGCCGAAGCTGATGATTACAGAGAGTAAAGATAAAGGGAGACCAAGCGttgataagagagagagaacgagGAAAAGTGTTGATGGTAATGCCACTGAACAGCAAATACAAACGGAGAAAGCCAGGAATAGTATTGACAg GTTTGGGGGGTTGATAAGATCAGTAAGTTTGTGCAACATAGATTGTTTCAAGCCTACAGCAACAGCTAAGTGA